One Persicobacter psychrovividus DNA window includes the following coding sequences:
- a CDS encoding AMP-binding protein, with translation MENQHEAFFWQKNYPEGVPFDIDPGKYESLVDLFEETVEQHNSKVAFDNFDKELTYAELELYSRYFGAYLQQELGLKKGDAIAIQIPNLLQYPIALWGALRAGLVVVNTNPLYTPREMEHQFKDAGVKAILIYENFAYNLQTIVRNTDIETVIVTGTGDMLGTLKGFIVNLVVRHVKKMVPKYHLPDAVSFKEVLDIGKKKTLNTIKPAAEDIAFLQYTGGTTGLSKGAMLTHRNIIAALEGSTAWVKPVLPASGAIIVTALPMYHIFALTANCLLIFKLGGKNILITNPRDLPAFIKTISKHRFNMISGVNTLFNAMLNHPDFGMINFDELKVTLGGGMAVQDAVAQKWEEATGCPLAEAYGMTETSPGITINPLDGNHRMSSIGLPFPSTEVKIMSDEGVEVPHGEHGELWVRGPQVMKGYWKNEAATNEMFDGEWLKTGDIATVDDDGFFKIVDRKKEMILVSGFNVFPNEIENVIAMHPKVLEVGAIGIPDERSGEKVKVFVVKKDDSLTADEVIEFCKAQLTAYKVPKEVAFKAELPKTNVGKILRRKLKE, from the coding sequence ATGGAAAATCAGCATGAAGCCTTTTTTTGGCAGAAAAATTACCCCGAAGGAGTTCCCTTTGATATTGACCCTGGAAAGTATGAATCTTTAGTCGACCTATTTGAGGAAACGGTCGAACAGCATAACAGCAAAGTTGCTTTTGATAATTTTGACAAGGAATTGACTTATGCTGAATTGGAACTGTATTCCCGTTATTTTGGGGCTTACCTTCAGCAGGAATTAGGTTTGAAAAAAGGCGATGCAATTGCCATTCAAATTCCAAACCTTCTACAGTATCCTATTGCACTTTGGGGGGCATTGCGTGCTGGCCTGGTGGTGGTAAATACCAATCCACTGTATACTCCTCGGGAAATGGAGCATCAATTTAAAGATGCAGGGGTGAAGGCGATTTTGATTTACGAAAATTTTGCCTACAATTTACAGACGATCGTTCGCAATACCGATATTGAAACCGTGATTGTAACTGGAACGGGCGATATGTTGGGGACACTAAAAGGCTTTATTGTCAATTTAGTGGTGCGGCATGTCAAAAAGATGGTACCTAAATATCACCTTCCTGATGCGGTCTCATTCAAGGAAGTGCTTGATATTGGTAAAAAGAAAACACTGAATACAATTAAGCCTGCGGCTGAGGATATTGCCTTTTTACAATACACTGGCGGAACCACGGGCTTGTCAAAGGGGGCGATGCTGACCCACCGAAATATTATTGCCGCACTCGAAGGGAGCACCGCATGGGTTAAGCCCGTTCTGCCTGCAAGTGGTGCAATTATCGTTACGGCTTTGCCGATGTATCATATTTTTGCATTGACGGCCAACTGCCTTTTGATTTTTAAGCTTGGCGGTAAAAATATTCTGATTACCAACCCGCGAGATCTTCCCGCTTTTATTAAAACGATCAGTAAGCACCGTTTCAATATGATTTCAGGGGTAAACACCCTCTTTAATGCGATGCTGAACCATCCTGATTTTGGAATGATTAATTTCGATGAATTAAAAGTGACACTTGGTGGTGGTATGGCGGTTCAGGATGCCGTAGCACAAAAATGGGAAGAAGCCACAGGATGTCCATTGGCGGAGGCTTATGGCATGACGGAAACTTCTCCAGGAATCACCATTAACCCTTTGGACGGTAACCATCGAATGAGTTCTATTGGCTTGCCGTTTCCATCAACTGAGGTGAAAATTATGAGTGATGAGGGCGTTGAGGTGCCCCATGGTGAACATGGTGAGCTTTGGGTTCGTGGGCCTCAGGTGATGAAGGGGTATTGGAAAAATGAAGCGGCGACGAATGAAATGTTTGACGGAGAGTGGTTGAAAACTGGCGATATTGCGACGGTGGATGATGATGGCTTTTTTAAGATTGTGGACCGTAAAAAGGAAATGATTTTGGTGTCTGGCTTTAATGTTTTTCCCAATGAAATTGAAAATGTGATCGCCATGCACCCGAAGGTATTGGAAGTCGGGGCGATAGGTATTCCCGACGAGCGGAGCGGGGAAAAGGTGAAGGTTTTTGTGGTGAAGAAAGACGACTCCCTCACCGCGGATGAAGTTATTGAATTTTGTAAAGCCCAGCTTACCGCTTACAAGGTTCCAAAAGAGGTCGCTTTTAAAGCTGAGCTGCCCAAAACGAATGTCGGAAAAATCCTCAGACGAAAATTGAAAGAATAA
- a CDS encoding YfcC family protein, whose amino-acid sequence MKTIKLPSAYTILLAIIVLVAGLTFVLPTGKYAYTSKDGSVTLTPQQAIGNTDSHLLPVPGSYENVKSNPQGFFEVVKAPIVGFYKAIDVAVFILMIGGFLGIVMSTGAIDAGVHQVLGSMKGKEQLMIPVLIFLFGLGGTSFGMAEETLAFYPILIPVFRSAGFDAKTAIGTIMLGAGFGVLCSTVNPFATAIASGFAGISIGDGIMVRVFMWVVLWAITSAFVMRYAKKVKNAPSEEMLEQADTATPEAMTGKQKIVLTMFTLTFVIMIWGVIPFKDLGITAIPTLSWWFDELNALFFVSSILTGLLIGMKESEIAGHFVNGARDMLGVAFIVGISRGITVVMNDGLIIDTVLHYAEAAITGLSSSIFVCVMFFLELFLSIFIPSTSGLATLTMPIMTPLASFANVDAHWVVTAYQSASGFVNLFTPTSAVVMGGLAIGKVSYGSYFKWVLPYLFIVLIVILLTLGFGVML is encoded by the coding sequence ATGAAAACCATCAAATTACCTTCTGCTTATACAATTCTCTTAGCCATTATTGTATTGGTTGCAGGGCTTACTTTTGTCCTTCCTACGGGGAAATATGCCTACACGTCTAAAGACGGTTCCGTTACCCTGACACCTCAGCAGGCCATTGGTAATACCGACAGTCACTTATTACCTGTTCCAGGAAGTTATGAAAATGTAAAATCCAATCCTCAGGGATTTTTTGAAGTTGTGAAAGCACCCATTGTCGGTTTTTATAAAGCCATTGATGTGGCGGTGTTTATTCTGATGATCGGGGGATTCTTAGGCATTGTGATGTCTACAGGAGCCATTGATGCTGGAGTGCATCAGGTGCTGGGCTCCATGAAAGGCAAAGAACAATTGATGATCCCCGTCTTGATCTTTCTTTTCGGATTGGGAGGGACATCCTTTGGAATGGCAGAGGAGACCCTGGCATTTTATCCGATCCTGATTCCCGTTTTCAGGTCGGCAGGTTTTGATGCCAAAACAGCGATTGGGACGATCATGTTAGGGGCAGGATTTGGCGTTCTATGTAGTACTGTAAACCCTTTTGCTACTGCAATTGCCTCAGGCTTTGCGGGAATTTCTATTGGGGATGGCATCATGGTTCGCGTATTCATGTGGGTAGTCCTTTGGGCAATTACCTCTGCTTTTGTCATGCGATATGCTAAAAAAGTAAAAAATGCACCTTCTGAAGAGATGCTTGAGCAAGCTGATACAGCAACTCCTGAAGCCATGACAGGCAAACAAAAAATCGTGCTGACGATGTTTACCCTAACCTTTGTCATCATGATTTGGGGTGTGATTCCTTTTAAGGATTTGGGAATTACCGCAATTCCTACTTTAAGCTGGTGGTTTGATGAACTGAATGCTTTGTTTTTTGTGTCGAGTATTTTAACTGGTTTACTGATCGGTATGAAAGAAAGTGAAATTGCTGGACATTTTGTAAATGGAGCACGTGATATGCTTGGGGTTGCCTTCATCGTTGGGATTAGTCGAGGTATCACAGTTGTGATGAATGACGGACTTATTATTGATACCGTGTTGCACTATGCAGAAGCGGCAATTACAGGCTTGAGTAGCTCTATCTTTGTCTGTGTAATGTTTTTCCTTGAATTGTTCCTTTCCATTTTTATTCCTTCCACTTCAGGCTTAGCAACACTGACGATGCCTATTATGACACCTTTGGCTTCTTTTGCAAACGTTGATGCCCACTGGGTGGTAACGGCTTATCAGTCTGCTTCGGGGTTTGTGAACCTGTTTACACCTACTTCAGCAGTGGTAATGGGTGGCCTCGCTATTGGAAAGGTGTCTTATGGATCGTATTTCAAATGGGTCCTTCCTTATCTTTTTATCGTGTTAATAGTGATATTGCTAACACTCGGATTTGGTGTGATGTTATAA
- a CDS encoding nucleoside recognition domain-containing protein produces MILNYIWIALFAIAFIFTVLQALFFGDYTLFSAVVDKIFEMSKTGFEISLMLTGIMAFWLGLMKIGEKAGLIKIINKLAGPFFQRLFPEIPKDHPVLTPILLNFSANMLGLDNAATPLGLKAMEGMQELNPNKDTASNAQIMFLVLNTSGLTILPVSILAYRMQMGAANPADVFIPILLTTFMSTLGGLIAVSIYQKINLFDKVILSYLGGLVLFIISLLFYFSTLSPEKLTMISKVASNAIILSIIFTFIIYGFFKKVNVYEAFIEGAKESFDIAITIIPYLIAMLVAIGAFRASGAMDFFINQLTHALNYLGVNADFLPALPTALMKPLSGSGARGLMVEAMEHYGADSFVGRLTSVMQGSTETTLYVIALYFGAVNIRKTRYAITCGLIADFIGIISAIVISYLFFHQI; encoded by the coding sequence ATGATACTTAACTATATTTGGATTGCGCTATTTGCAATCGCCTTTATTTTCACTGTTCTGCAAGCCCTATTTTTTGGTGACTACACGCTATTTTCAGCAGTAGTAGACAAAATTTTTGAAATGTCGAAAACGGGTTTTGAAATCTCCCTGATGCTGACAGGTATTATGGCTTTCTGGCTCGGGCTCATGAAAATTGGGGAAAAAGCAGGTTTAATTAAAATCATCAATAAGCTGGCAGGTCCTTTCTTTCAGCGTTTATTTCCAGAAATCCCCAAAGACCATCCAGTCCTGACGCCAATCCTTCTGAACTTTTCAGCCAATATGCTCGGGCTCGACAACGCCGCGACTCCACTTGGCCTTAAAGCGATGGAAGGGATGCAGGAGCTAAACCCGAATAAGGACACGGCCTCCAATGCACAGATCATGTTTTTGGTGCTCAACACTTCTGGCCTTACCATTCTACCTGTCAGTATTTTGGCCTACAGAATGCAAATGGGAGCGGCCAATCCTGCGGATGTTTTTATTCCTATTTTACTGACGACCTTCATGTCTACACTGGGCGGACTCATCGCCGTTTCCATCTATCAAAAAATCAATCTTTTTGACAAAGTGATTCTATCTTACCTTGGTGGCCTGGTACTCTTTATCATTTCACTGCTCTTCTACTTTTCTACCCTCAGCCCTGAAAAACTCACCATGATTAGCAAGGTGGCTTCCAACGCCATTATCCTTTCCATCATATTCACATTTATCATTTATGGTTTTTTTAAGAAGGTAAATGTATACGAGGCATTTATTGAAGGTGCGAAAGAATCTTTTGATATCGCCATTACAATCATTCCATATTTGATTGCCATGTTGGTGGCCATTGGTGCTTTCCGCGCAAGCGGAGCAATGGATTTTTTCATTAATCAACTCACCCATGCGCTAAACTACCTTGGTGTAAATGCAGACTTCCTGCCCGCCTTGCCTACTGCCTTAATGAAACCACTCAGCGGTTCTGGTGCAAGAGGCTTGATGGTTGAGGCGATGGAGCACTACGGAGCCGATTCCTTTGTTGGCCGCCTGACCTCTGTAATGCAGGGCTCTACAGAAACCACCCTGTACGTCATCGCCCTTTACTTTGGGGCTGTAAATATCAGAAAAACCCGATATGCGATCACCTGTGGATTAATTGCTGATTTTATAGGAATTATATCAGCAATCGTGATATCTTATTTGTTTTTTCATCAAATTTGA
- a CDS encoding DUF6089 family protein yields the protein MRIKSTLFILLFSLIYCTEAFSQSYRVRGGDRKFVFTAGTGTANYHGDLANDGQFWAKPNLTVGLRYRFWDRLSISGDVTYFTLEGDDAKANSEGRKNRNLNFHSHNVEFTSTLHIDLFPVPTRFYARRVVNPYFFIGIGGVTVNPTTELDGTKYKLRNVVTEPDQSYSGVTYVIPMGFGCSFKISPFVNLAVDGGYRLTGTDYLDDVSGPRYVAFDSESIESRLSDRSREIFGNDVDRYYSNQPENRQVRGNPENNDGYFLMNVRVEYLFAFGAGGRRYKKSRGSKRYKSRRRRF from the coding sequence ATGAGAATTAAATCTACTCTTTTTATCCTGCTCTTCTCCCTGATATATTGCACAGAAGCATTTTCACAAAGCTACCGTGTGCGTGGCGGTGATCGTAAATTTGTATTTACTGCAGGAACGGGAACAGCCAACTACCATGGCGATTTAGCAAATGATGGTCAGTTTTGGGCTAAACCTAACCTAACAGTTGGATTAAGATATCGTTTTTGGGATCGTCTTAGTATTTCTGGCGACGTTACCTATTTCACTCTTGAAGGAGATGACGCCAAAGCCAACAGTGAAGGACGAAAAAACAGAAATCTGAATTTTCACTCCCATAATGTAGAATTCACCTCTACATTACATATTGATCTATTCCCAGTACCTACCCGATTTTACGCTCGTAGAGTTGTCAATCCATATTTCTTTATCGGTATTGGAGGGGTAACGGTAAATCCAACGACTGAATTGGACGGTACAAAATATAAATTGAGAAATGTAGTGACGGAGCCCGACCAAAGTTATAGTGGCGTAACCTATGTAATTCCGATGGGTTTTGGCTGTAGTTTCAAAATCTCCCCTTTTGTCAACCTTGCTGTTGATGGTGGTTACCGTTTGACTGGTACAGATTATTTGGATGATGTTTCCGGACCGAGATATGTTGCTTTTGATTCAGAGTCTATCGAATCAAGGTTATCTGATAGAAGCCGTGAAATATTTGGCAATGACGTTGATCGTTATTATTCTAATCAGCCAGAAAACAGACAGGTTCGTGGTAACCCAGAAAATAACGATGGATATTTCTTGATGAATGTTCGGGTAGAGTATCTGTTTGCTTTTGGTGCAGGTGGAAGACGATACAAGAAATCACGAGGAAGCAAGCGATACAAATCACGTAGAAGAAGATTCTAA